Genomic DNA from Desulfonatronum thiodismutans:
CAATAATTTCGACGGTGTCGCCGATATTGCATTGATTAAGTTCATCATGCGCCATCATTTTTTTCCGTCGTCGGATGTACTTCTTGAACAGAGGATGCTTTTCCAGTTTGTTCACCGAGACGACGATGGTTTTCTCAGCCTTGTTGCTGAGAACGACGCCGACTTCCGTTCGTTTGGTCTTCTGTTTCAACTCAGCGTTCATGATTTTGCTCCAGCGTTTTGCTCAGACAATACCGTCAGTATTCTGGCCACGGTCTTCCGTACGAAAGGCAACCGTTGCGTGTTCTCCAACTGAGCCGTTTTATGCTGAAAGCGCA
This window encodes:
- the rpmC gene encoding 50S ribosomal protein L29 produces the protein MKSKELRELSSTELNEKLLEFRKELFNLRFQHKTAQLENTQRLPFVRKTVARILTVLSEQNAGAKS
- the rpsQ gene encoding 30S ribosomal protein S17, translating into MNAELKQKTKRTEVGVVLSNKAEKTIVVSVNKLEKHPLFKKYIRRRKKMMAHDELNQCNIGDTVEIIESRPLSKRKCWQLKQVLQKAV